TGTATTGGGCATGGGAGATATGCAGCCTATGGGCCGTATGTTGGTGGCGGTGGTGGCTGTATTGATCGGGGCCTATGTCCCAAAACTTTATATCACCAATCAGGCACAAAAACGTGCCGAAGCGCTGCAAAAAGCCTTGCCTGATGCACTCGATTTGATGGTGGTTTGTGCCGAGGCTGGTTTAAGTCTGGATATGGCATTGAAACGGGTGGCAAAAGAAATGATGGGACCAAACCCACAAATGGCCGAAGAATTGAGCCTGACAGCCATGGAGTTGGGCTTTCTGCCCAATCGGGCTGATGCGCTGAACAACCTGAATAAACGCACAGACATGCCATCTTTGCGCGCTGTTGTGGGGACGCTGCAACAGACAGAACGTTATGGCACACCACTGGCACAAAGCCTGCGGGTGCTATCACAGGAATTTCGCACTGAACGGATGTTAAAGGCAGAAGAAAAGGCGGCAAAATTGCCTGCAACATTAACTGTGCCGATGATTTTATTTATCATGCCAGCGTTATTTATTGTGCTGCTGGGGCCTGCGATCATTCGGGCAATCGCGGTGTTTCCCGATTTTTAATTCCCAAAGACAGCTTTTGTGCGCTGGGCTTGTGTCATTGTGCGCAATCTTTCATAGACTTGCAGGTTATGTTTGACAGTCTCGCGATCCAGAATTTGTCCGGCAATCTGGGCTGCTGTTTCTGCATCTCCCTTAAGCCCGTAAAAAAGGGCTAAATTCAGGCGCAGGCGTTTGGGGGCTGTGCTGTCGTGACTATGGGGGCTGAGCATCTCAATCGCTTTGTCCAGATGACCGGACAGGGCCAAAGACAGGGCATAGTTGCTTTTTGCATCCAGAGAGGGAGCGTTGTGATTCAGAGCATTTCGGTATTGGGCCTGTGCGGCCTCATGCTGTCCCGTCATATCCAACGCCACGCCCAGGCTGTTCAGTAACATGGCATCATTGGGGGCAAGGGCAAGGCCGTTTTTAAACTGTATAATGGCTTGCGGCAATTTGTTGCGTTCAACCAGCACATTGCCATAAAGGCGGATCACTTCAACATTATCAGGCACATATTGAAGACCATTGGCATAAATTTGTTCCGCTTTGTGCAAATCCCCTTCACGGCGGGCCATATCAGCCATGACGATCAATAGGTCCGGGTTTTGCGTGTCCAGACTATAGGCGCGTTGATAAAAGCCAAGGGCATTGGCGTGATCACCTGCTTTGGCTGTTCGTTCCCCAAGGCGCGTGAGTTGCTCGATTTGTTGTTGGACAGCCCCGCTTGTCTGAGGGGCAGGTGCGGGGGCACAGGCGGGAAGGACAAGCAGGGTGCCTAAAACAAGAAGGGATTTCATGATATATCACCCGTATTGGTCAAGGGGAGGTTTCATCAAGTGTATCGGGTTGGCAGGGGCCATGCAAAACATAAAAAAAGTCGTGTGCCATAATGAAGACACACGACTACAGCTCTTTTCTCTAAATCTGACCCGCTTTCACGTTTATCTCAAACAATGTGGGTAGAAACCTTGCATGTGGCGGTGTTATTCACCGCAAATGGAAGGTGCCGCCCTCCACATTGTTTGAGATAAACGCCTCTGGTGGGCCTTATCTGTGCTTGTGTCGCGTCAATTTGCTTAACCGATGCCCCGCATCGCTTTGCACAATTTTCCTAACTCAAGCACAGATAAGGCTCCATGAAACGGGTCAGATTTAGAGAAAAGAGCTGTAAGGTTGCGGATTGGTAATTTCGTCAAAGAGGATTAAGACGCTGTACGGTTCATTTCAATTTCCTGTGTGGCAGAGCGCACAACGTCATTGAGGTGATCAACAAGATATTGGATGCCCTGAGAGATCGAGCTGGCCCCTTCTGTAACGACTGTGGCTTTGTTGGCCGCAGCAAGTGACTTGCCGGAAACTTCAGAAATTTGATCGGCTACCTGTTTGGAAGCATGTGTATTTTCCTGAACGTTGGAGCTGATCTCAATCGTTGCCTGAGATTGTGAATCAATTGTATCACGCACTGCCTGAGTGGTTTCAGTCATCTGTTTCAGGATATTTGCGATTTTGCTGATTTCCTGTACGCTGCGAGTACTGTCTTGTTGAATGGCACTGACTTGCGCAGAAATCTCTTCGGTGGCCCGGCTGGTTTGAACGGCCAGATTTTTCACTTCGGAAGCCACAACGGCAAAGCCTTTGCCAGCTTCCCCAGCACGGGCGGCTTCGATGGTGGCGTTGAGGGCCAGAAGGTTGGTTTGTGCTGCAATATCCTGAATCAGGGTGACAATATCACCGATGCTCACAG
This sequence is a window from Terasakiella sp. SH-1. Protein-coding genes within it:
- a CDS encoding type II secretion system F family protein — translated: MSMFTSIPVETLIVWGAGLQAFFVVLFVWQALLVRDLKSKRLKSIQRQQQELQHQSLSASKHSLKRPQLMSVVNKVVAKLNVLRSREAEKVADDLARAGYRSKEALSIYFFFRFSLPFAFGGIAVVWLYVLGMGDMQPMGRMLVAVVAVLIGAYVPKLYITNQAQKRAEALQKALPDALDLMVVCAEAGLSLDMALKRVAKEMMGPNPQMAEELSLTAMELGFLPNRADALNNLNKRTDMPSLRAVVGTLQQTERYGTPLAQSLRVLSQEFRTERMLKAEEKAAKLPATLTVPMILFIMPALFIVLLGPAIIRAIAVFPDF
- a CDS encoding tetratricopeptide repeat protein → MKSLLVLGTLLVLPACAPAPAPQTSGAVQQQIEQLTRLGERTAKAGDHANALGFYQRAYSLDTQNPDLLIVMADMARREGDLHKAEQIYANGLQYVPDNVEVIRLYGNVLVERNKLPQAIIQFKNGLALAPNDAMLLNSLGVALDMTGQHEAAQAQYRNALNHNAPSLDAKSNYALSLALSGHLDKAIEMLSPHSHDSTAPKRLRLNLALFYGLKGDAETAAQIAGQILDRETVKHNLQVYERLRTMTQAQRTKAVFGN